A DNA window from Undibacterium sp. YM2 contains the following coding sequences:
- a CDS encoding glutaredoxin family protein — protein sequence MIQFTLYSRSYCHLCDDMLEQLQAYSPEYGFTVKVVDVDQDDEVLALYDELVPVLVGQKEGQSQQRICHYYLDPAALKAFFHA from the coding sequence ATGATTCAATTTACCCTTTATTCACGCAGTTATTGTCATCTCTGCGATGACATGCTTGAGCAACTGCAAGCCTATAGCCCTGAATATGGTTTTACCGTCAAGGTGGTCGATGTCGATCAGGATGATGAGGTACTGGCCTTGTATGACGAGCTGGTGCCCGTACTGGTAGGCCAAAAAGAGGGGCAGAGTCAGCAAAGAATTTGTCACTACTATCTTGACCCCGCAGCACTGAAAGCCTTTTTCCATGCATGA
- a CDS encoding RNA methyltransferase, producing the protein MKSITSRDNPLYKEFKQLATSSQARRKAGRTLLDGVHLCEAYFQHLGAPEYCIVAESSLHHAEVAAVLAQSEQQRTQCICLPDALYKALSQVEHGVGVMFIITTPAPEFPNDLASSSVVLDNLQDPGNLGSILRSAAAAGIKNVFCSPGTAFAWSPKVMRAGMGAHFLLNIFENVDLPALLRNTTIPVLATSSHTRQTIYQSNLNQEVVWLFGHEGQGVSPELMSMATSTVTIPQQAAIESLNVAASAAICFFEQVRQQLDAKTERLPQN; encoded by the coding sequence ATGAAATCGATTACTTCCCGCGATAATCCTCTGTACAAGGAATTCAAACAGCTTGCCACCAGTTCGCAGGCAAGGCGCAAGGCCGGCCGCACCTTGCTCGATGGCGTGCATCTGTGCGAAGCTTATTTTCAGCATCTTGGTGCACCAGAGTATTGCATCGTTGCAGAAAGCAGCCTGCATCATGCAGAGGTGGCAGCAGTGCTGGCGCAAAGCGAGCAACAGAGAACACAATGCATTTGCCTGCCAGATGCCTTGTACAAGGCGCTAAGCCAGGTTGAGCACGGGGTGGGTGTGATGTTTATCATTACTACGCCTGCGCCTGAATTTCCAAACGATTTGGCTTCATCTTCCGTGGTGCTGGACAATTTGCAGGACCCTGGCAACCTCGGTTCTATCCTGCGCAGCGCGGCGGCGGCAGGCATAAAAAATGTATTTTGCAGTCCGGGCACTGCATTTGCCTGGTCGCCCAAAGTCATGCGCGCAGGCATGGGGGCACATTTTTTACTGAATATTTTTGAAAATGTCGATTTGCCAGCACTATTGAGAAATACCACTATCCCGGTGTTGGCGACTAGTTCGCACACCAGGCAAACCATTTATCAAAGCAACTTGAATCAGGAAGTGGTTTGGCTATTTGGTCACGAGGGACAGGGTGTTTCACCAGAATTGATGTCCATGGCCACCAGTACAGTGACCATACCCCAGCAAGCGGCGATAGAATCATTGAATGTGGCTGCCAGCGCTGCCATCTGTTTTTTTGAACAAGTACGGCAGCAACTGGATGCAAAAACTGAGAGGCTGCCGCAAAATTGA
- the rnhB gene encoding ribonuclease HII, with product MHDLTPGLSLFDYENEVICGVDEAGRGPLAGPVMAAAVILDPNRPIAGLRDSKKLSEAKRELLAIEIKEHALAWCVAECSEQEIDELNILQATMQAMRRAVEGLSVTPTLALIDGNRCPVMSIASEAIVKGDDKVAAISAASILAKTARDHALMQLHETYPQYALDQHKGYPTALHLERLREHGVSPIHRKSYAPVKALLK from the coding sequence ATGCATGACCTGACACCTGGTTTATCTCTGTTTGATTATGAAAATGAAGTGATTTGCGGTGTGGATGAAGCAGGCAGGGGGCCATTAGCCGGACCTGTCATGGCCGCAGCAGTGATCCTTGACCCGAATAGGCCCATTGCAGGCTTGCGTGACTCAAAAAAACTCAGCGAAGCAAAGCGCGAGTTGCTGGCGATAGAGATCAAGGAACACGCCCTGGCCTGGTGTGTTGCCGAATGTTCTGAACAGGAAATTGATGAACTCAATATACTGCAGGCCACCATGCAGGCCATGCGCCGTGCAGTTGAAGGTTTGTCTGTCACACCGACACTGGCACTGATTGATGGCAATCGTTGCCCGGTAATGTCTATTGCTTCGGAAGCCATCGTCAAGGGCGATGACAAGGTAGCAGCAATATCGGCTGCATCCATACTCGCAAAAACTGCCCGTGACCATGCCTTGATGCAATTACATGAAACCTACCCACAGTACGCGCTTGATCAGCACAAGGGCTATCCTACGGCCTTGCATCTTGAGCGTTTGCGCGAGCATGGTGTATCACCGATACACAGAAAATCTTACGCGCCTGTCAAAGCTTTACTCAAATAA